In a genomic window of Demequina muriae:
- a CDS encoding glucose-6-phosphate dehydrogenase assembly protein OpcA — MTTTSAINKQLVQARKDYGVITLGRVMTLVIDATDADVEAAIETANVASREHPCRIIVVSPEECGDDCLNAELRVGGDAGASEVVVLRPSGEQVAHADTLVTPLLLPDAPIVAWWPAAVPAATAGSGIGRMAARRITDTKGEDHPDQVLVRLAEAYQPGDTDLAWTRVTRWRALLAAALEQVGDREVTKARLHGDTGSPSILLLGAWLQHALGCEFEATYSDQVRGLQSIVLETPSGEIGIHRPDGHNATLTQPGQPDHTIALPARTLGDCLAEELRRLDDDPVYGESLAQYAQLRSGS, encoded by the coding sequence ATGACCACCACGTCCGCGATCAACAAGCAGCTGGTGCAGGCCCGCAAGGACTACGGCGTGATCACGCTCGGTCGCGTCATGACGCTCGTCATCGACGCGACGGACGCCGACGTCGAGGCCGCCATCGAGACGGCCAATGTCGCGTCGCGCGAGCACCCGTGCCGCATCATCGTGGTGTCCCCCGAGGAGTGTGGCGACGACTGTCTGAATGCTGAGCTTCGCGTCGGCGGAGATGCCGGCGCCTCCGAGGTGGTGGTGCTGCGCCCGTCCGGCGAGCAGGTGGCGCACGCCGACACCCTGGTCACTCCCCTGCTGCTCCCCGACGCCCCCATCGTCGCGTGGTGGCCGGCTGCGGTCCCCGCGGCCACGGCCGGGTCCGGCATCGGGCGCATGGCTGCCCGACGCATCACCGACACCAAGGGTGAGGACCACCCCGATCAGGTGCTGGTGAGGCTCGCGGAGGCCTACCAGCCTGGCGATACCGACCTGGCCTGGACGCGCGTGACGCGGTGGCGCGCCCTGCTCGCCGCGGCACTCGAGCAGGTGGGCGACCGCGAGGTCACCAAGGCACGGCTGCACGGCGACACTGGCAGTCCGTCGATCCTGCTCCTCGGGGCCTGGCTCCAGCATGCGCTCGGCTGCGAGTTCGAGGCGACCTACTCGGATCAGGTGCGCGGCCTTCAGTCGATCGTGCTCGAGACGCCGTCTGGCGAGATCGGCATCCACCGACCCGACGGGCACAACGCCACGCTCACCCAGCCAGGACAGCCCGACCACACGATCGCACTGCCGGCCCGCACCCTCGGAGACTGCCTGGCGGAGGAGCTGCGCCGCCTCGACGACGACCCTGTCTACGGTGAGTCGCTGGCCCAGTACGCGCAGCTGCGGAGTGGGTCATGA
- the zwf gene encoding glucose-6-phosphate dehydrogenase produces the protein MNNPLRDPRDRRLPRIAGSCGLVMFGVTGDLARKKLMPAVYDLANRGLLPPAFALTGFARRDWERQDFEEVVYNSVREHARTPFRDETWKQLAEGIRFVQGTFDDPDAFQELRRTVEELDERRGTGGNHAFYLSIPPSAFPQVLTQLRDSGLSDPKEGAWRRVVIEKPFGHDLQSANELDAVVSDVFPPDSVFRIDHYLGKETVQNLLALRFANQLFEPIWNSQYIDHVQITMAEDIGIGSRAGYYDGIGQARDVIQNHLLQLFALTAMEEPATFDANDLRDEKEKVLRAAKLPADLSANTARGQYSAGWRGGEQVGGYLDEDGIDPESITETYAAIRLDVSNRRWAGTPFYLRAGKRLGRRVTEIALVFKKAPSPYFQEIEGVDVGNNALVIRVQPDEGVTLRFGSKVPGTQMEVRDVTMDFAYGNSFVESSPEAYERLILDVLLGDPPLFPRHEEVALSWKLLDPVTAHWETQGQPEQYRSGTWGPASADAMLTKDGRVWRRP, from the coding sequence GTGAACAACCCCCTGCGTGATCCCCGGGATCGCAGGCTTCCCCGCATCGCCGGCTCCTGTGGCCTGGTGATGTTCGGCGTCACGGGCGACCTCGCTCGCAAGAAGCTCATGCCCGCCGTGTATGACCTCGCCAACCGCGGACTCCTGCCGCCCGCCTTCGCCCTGACGGGCTTCGCCCGGCGGGACTGGGAACGCCAGGACTTCGAGGAGGTCGTGTACAACTCCGTCCGTGAGCACGCACGGACTCCGTTCCGTGACGAGACCTGGAAGCAGCTGGCTGAGGGCATTCGGTTCGTGCAGGGCACGTTCGATGATCCTGACGCGTTCCAGGAACTGCGCCGCACCGTCGAGGAGCTCGACGAGCGCCGCGGCACCGGCGGCAACCACGCGTTCTACCTGTCGATCCCGCCGTCGGCCTTCCCGCAGGTGCTCACGCAGCTGCGCGACTCCGGCCTGTCGGATCCCAAGGAAGGCGCGTGGCGCCGGGTCGTGATCGAGAAGCCGTTCGGGCATGATCTGCAGTCGGCCAACGAACTCGACGCAGTGGTCTCCGACGTCTTTCCGCCGGACTCCGTGTTCCGCATCGACCACTACCTGGGCAAGGAGACGGTGCAGAACCTGCTGGCGCTGCGCTTCGCGAACCAGCTCTTCGAGCCCATCTGGAACAGCCAATACATCGACCACGTGCAGATCACGATGGCCGAGGACATCGGCATCGGGTCGCGCGCGGGGTACTACGACGGCATCGGTCAGGCCCGCGACGTCATCCAGAACCACCTGCTCCAGCTGTTCGCCCTCACCGCGATGGAGGAGCCCGCGACGTTCGACGCGAACGACCTGCGCGACGAGAAGGAGAAGGTACTCCGGGCGGCGAAGCTGCCCGCGGACCTGAGCGCCAACACGGCGCGCGGGCAGTACTCCGCCGGCTGGCGTGGCGGCGAGCAGGTGGGCGGCTACCTCGACGAGGACGGCATCGACCCCGAGTCGATCACCGAGACCTACGCGGCGATCCGGCTCGACGTCTCCAACCGTCGATGGGCCGGCACGCCGTTCTACCTTCGTGCAGGCAAGCGGCTCGGCCGGCGCGTCACCGAGATCGCGCTGGTCTTCAAGAAGGCGCCGAGCCCGTACTTCCAGGAGATCGAGGGAGTCGACGTCGGGAACAACGCGCTCGTCATCCGCGTGCAGCCCGACGAGGGCGTCACTCTGCGGTTCGGGTCCAAGGTGCCCGGCACGCAGATGGAGGTCCGGGACGTCACCATGGACTTCGCGTACGGGAACTCATTCGTCGAGTCCTCCCCCGAGGCGTACGAGCGGCTGATTCTCGACGTGCTGCTGGGCGACCCCCCGCTGTTCCCCCGGCATGAGGAGGTGGCGCTGTCCTGGAAGCTTCTCGACCCCGTCACCGCTCACTGGGAGACGCAGGGACAGCCGGAGCAGTACCGCTCTGGCACGTGGGGACCGGCGAGCGCCGACGCGATGCTCACCAAGGACGGCCGCGTCTGGAGGCGCCCATGA
- the tkt gene encoding transketolase, with translation MTVNWTDADRRAVDTLRVLAADAVEKVGNGHPGTAISLAPAAYLLYQNVMRHDPSDSRWLGRDRFVLSAGHSSLTQYLQLFASGYDLNLDDIKALRTWGSRTPGHPEYHHTDGVETTTGPLGQGVATAVGMAMAARRERGLLDPDAAAGESPFDHHIYVIASDGDLQEGVSAEASSLAGTQELGNLILIWDDNNISIEDDTDVAFTEDVIARYAAYGWDTHHVQWKKAGEDYVEDIDALADALAAAKAETGKPSFIALSTIIGWPSPTKQDTGGIHGSKLGGDEVKALKELLGFDPEKTFEVEPEILEHSLKVRERGQQAHSEWNGVFARWEAENPERAALLARFNSEQLPEGWTDALPVFEAGKSVATRAASGEVLNALAPVLPELWGGSADLAGSNNTTMAGEPSFLPEHRSTEKFAGNIYGRTLHFGIREHAMGAILNGIALHGPTRAYGGTFLTFSDYMRPAVRLGALMKAPSIFVWTHDSIGLGEDGPTHQPIEHLAALRAIPGLAVVRPADANETSYAWRGILERVEGPAGIILTRQGVPTFDRTDLGGAEGVLKGGYVLADTDGTPDVVLIATGSEVQHAMGAKELLAKDGIHARVVSMPCREWFDNQDEAYRESVIPAAVKARVAVEAGIALSWHDLVGDAGRIVSIESYGASADANLLFEKYGFTAENVAAHARESLEAAK, from the coding sequence GTGACCGTCAATTGGACCGACGCGGATCGCCGCGCCGTCGACACCCTTCGCGTTCTTGCCGCCGACGCCGTCGAGAAGGTCGGCAACGGCCACCCCGGCACGGCCATCTCGCTCGCGCCCGCCGCGTACCTGCTCTATCAGAACGTCATGCGCCACGACCCGTCCGACTCGCGGTGGCTCGGTCGCGACCGGTTCGTGCTGTCAGCCGGGCACTCGTCGCTGACGCAGTACCTGCAGCTGTTCGCGTCCGGCTACGACCTGAACCTGGACGACATCAAGGCGCTGCGGACCTGGGGCTCGCGCACGCCTGGTCACCCCGAGTACCACCACACTGACGGGGTCGAGACGACCACCGGCCCGCTGGGCCAGGGTGTGGCCACCGCCGTCGGCATGGCCATGGCTGCTCGACGTGAGCGCGGCCTGCTCGACCCGGACGCGGCCGCAGGCGAGAGCCCGTTCGACCACCACATCTACGTCATCGCCTCCGACGGCGACCTCCAGGAGGGCGTCTCCGCCGAGGCGTCGTCGCTCGCCGGCACCCAGGAGCTCGGCAACCTGATTCTGATCTGGGACGACAACAACATCTCGATCGAGGACGACACCGACGTCGCCTTCACCGAGGACGTCATCGCCCGGTACGCGGCATACGGCTGGGACACCCACCACGTGCAGTGGAAGAAGGCCGGCGAGGACTACGTCGAGGACATCGACGCCCTGGCCGACGCCCTGGCCGCTGCGAAGGCAGAGACCGGCAAGCCGTCCTTCATCGCCCTCAGCACGATCATCGGCTGGCCGTCGCCCACCAAGCAGGACACCGGCGGCATCCACGGCTCGAAGCTCGGCGGCGACGAGGTCAAGGCGCTCAAGGAGCTCCTGGGCTTCGACCCCGAGAAGACCTTCGAAGTCGAGCCCGAGATTCTCGAGCACTCCCTCAAGGTGCGCGAGCGGGGCCAGCAGGCCCACTCCGAGTGGAACGGCGTGTTCGCCCGGTGGGAGGCGGAGAACCCGGAGCGTGCGGCCCTGCTCGCCCGCTTCAACTCCGAGCAGCTGCCCGAGGGCTGGACCGATGCGCTCCCCGTGTTCGAGGCCGGCAAGTCCGTCGCGACCCGCGCCGCGTCTGGCGAGGTGCTCAACGCCCTCGCGCCGGTGCTGCCGGAGCTGTGGGGCGGCTCGGCCGACCTCGCAGGCTCGAACAACACCACAATGGCGGGCGAGCCGTCGTTCCTCCCCGAGCACCGCTCCACGGAGAAGTTCGCCGGCAACATCTACGGCCGCACCCTGCACTTCGGCATCCGCGAGCACGCCATGGGAGCGATCCTCAACGGCATCGCGCTGCACGGGCCGACCCGCGCCTACGGCGGCACCTTCCTGACGTTCTCCGACTACATGCGGCCCGCCGTTCGCCTGGGAGCGCTCATGAAGGCCCCGAGCATCTTCGTGTGGACGCACGACAGCATCGGCCTCGGCGAGGACGGCCCCACGCACCAGCCGATCGAGCACCTCGCCGCGCTGCGGGCGATCCCCGGCCTCGCCGTGGTGCGCCCGGCGGACGCCAACGAGACGTCGTACGCATGGCGCGGCATCCTCGAGCGCGTCGAGGGCCCTGCGGGCATCATCCTGACGCGCCAGGGAGTGCCCACGTTCGACCGCACCGACCTGGGCGGCGCCGAGGGCGTCCTCAAGGGCGGCTACGTGCTGGCGGACACGGACGGGACTCCGGACGTGGTGCTGATCGCCACCGGCTCCGAGGTGCAGCACGCGATGGGCGCCAAGGAGCTGCTCGCGAAGGACGGCATCCACGCCCGCGTGGTGTCCATGCCGTGCCGCGAATGGTTCGACAACCAGGACGAGGCGTACCGCGAGTCCGTGATCCCCGCGGCCGTCAAGGCGCGTGTCGCCGTCGAGGCGGGAATCGCCCTGTCGTGGCACGACCTCGTGGGCGATGCGGGCCGCATCGTCTCGATCGAGAGCTACGGCGCCTCGGCAGACGCGAACCTGCTGTTCGAGAAGTACGGCTTCACCGCCGAGAACGTCGCGGCGCACGCCCGCGAGTCCCTCGAAGCCGCCAAGTGA
- a CDS encoding Rdx family protein, with protein MQIEIEYCVPCGYLDRAMDAQRTLLSTFGQHLEGVTLKPGEKGVFTFRADDDVIYAKPADFDITTIVEAVKARL; from the coding sequence ATGCAGATCGAGATCGAGTACTGCGTCCCATGCGGCTATCTTGACCGCGCGATGGATGCGCAGCGCACCCTGCTGAGCACCTTCGGCCAGCACCTCGAGGGCGTCACGCTCAAGCCGGGAGAGAAGGGCGTCTTCACGTTCCGCGCGGACGACGACGTCATCTACGCGAAGCCTGCCGACTTCGACATCACGACGATCGTCGAGGCGGTCAAGGCGCGCCTCTGA
- the pgl gene encoding 6-phosphogluconolactonase, with protein sequence MTAAREVIVYADAEAVADATAARLLLRIGDTLAHRERADVVVTGGTVGIATLAAVAASPLATAIDWTDVHVWWGDERFVPVGDADRNEGQAQSALLASLPLPEENIHRMGAEGQFATAEDAATAYAREYADAGSPAFDVLMLGLGPDGHVASLFPGHPGLAATGSPTLAVHDSPKPPPTRVSLALETINRAREVWVIAAGEAKADVVARCLRGDLELPGAAVAGSDRTLWLIDAAAATSI encoded by the coding sequence ATGACGGCCGCGCGTGAGGTGATCGTCTACGCGGATGCCGAGGCTGTCGCCGACGCCACCGCAGCGCGCCTGCTGCTGCGCATCGGAGACACCCTGGCCCACCGGGAGCGGGCCGATGTGGTGGTCACCGGCGGCACCGTCGGGATCGCCACCCTTGCGGCCGTCGCCGCATCGCCGCTCGCGACGGCCATCGACTGGACGGATGTCCACGTGTGGTGGGGCGACGAGCGCTTCGTTCCCGTCGGTGACGCGGACCGCAACGAGGGCCAGGCACAGTCGGCCCTGCTCGCGTCCCTTCCGTTGCCGGAGGAGAACATCCACCGCATGGGAGCCGAGGGACAGTTCGCGACCGCGGAGGACGCGGCCACGGCCTACGCGCGCGAGTACGCCGACGCGGGCTCGCCCGCCTTCGACGTGCTCATGCTCGGGCTGGGCCCTGACGGCCACGTCGCGTCGCTCTTCCCCGGCCACCCGGGCCTTGCCGCAACGGGCTCGCCGACGCTCGCCGTGCACGACTCCCCCAAGCCCCCGCCCACGCGCGTGTCGCTGGCTCTCGAGACCATCAACCGCGCGCGCGAAGTGTGGGTGATCGCGGCCGGCGAGGCGAAGGCGGACGTCGTCGCCCGCTGCCTGCGTGGAGACCTCGAGCTGCCCGGGGCCGCGGTCGCCGGGTCCGATCGGACGCTGTGGCTGATCGATGCGGCGGCCGCGACCAGCATCTGA
- a CDS encoding heme o synthase yields MSSAASVTDEVPAPTVPRWLLATRRLKAYVALTKPRIIELLLVTTIPTMVLAADGWPSWSLVVATLIGGALAAGGANVFNSYIDRDIDAVMKRTQNRPLVTGAVTPRAALVFAWALSIAATAWFLWVVGSPLATVLAVLAILGYAVGYTLILKRRTSQNIVWGGLAGCMPVLIGWAAVTESLSWTPVLLFAVIFFWTPPHYWPLSMRFRRDYANAEVPMLPVVASTRRVAIEMIAYAVAMVAATLVLVPVAGMTWVYLAVAVGSGAWFVGGCIRLYRRSERGESKLREMRLFRDSITYLSLVFAAVLIDPFLPDALTVLQA; encoded by the coding sequence ATGTCCTCCGCCGCCTCTGTGACCGACGAGGTGCCCGCGCCCACCGTGCCGCGGTGGCTGCTCGCCACCCGTCGGCTCAAGGCCTACGTGGCGCTCACCAAGCCTCGGATCATCGAGCTGCTGCTGGTCACGACGATCCCCACGATGGTGCTCGCGGCCGATGGCTGGCCCTCCTGGTCGCTCGTGGTCGCCACCCTCATCGGCGGCGCGCTCGCCGCCGGCGGCGCCAACGTCTTCAACAGCTACATCGACCGTGACATCGATGCCGTGATGAAGCGCACCCAGAACCGTCCGCTCGTCACGGGCGCCGTGACGCCGCGAGCGGCACTCGTGTTCGCGTGGGCTCTCAGCATCGCCGCGACCGCGTGGTTCCTGTGGGTCGTGGGGTCGCCGCTGGCGACGGTGCTCGCCGTCCTGGCCATTCTTGGCTACGCGGTGGGGTACACCCTCATCCTCAAGCGCCGCACCTCGCAGAACATCGTGTGGGGCGGCCTCGCGGGCTGCATGCCCGTGCTGATCGGCTGGGCGGCCGTGACGGAGTCGCTGTCGTGGACGCCGGTGCTGCTGTTCGCGGTCATCTTCTTCTGGACCCCACCGCACTACTGGCCGCTGTCGATGCGGTTCCGTCGCGACTACGCCAACGCCGAGGTGCCGATGCTCCCGGTGGTCGCGTCGACGCGACGCGTCGCGATCGAGATGATCGCGTATGCAGTGGCGATGGTCGCCGCGACTCTGGTGCTCGTGCCCGTGGCGGGCATGACGTGGGTCTATCTCGCCGTCGCCGTCGGCTCGGGCGCCTGGTTCGTGGGCGGCTGCATCCGGCTCTACCGGCGCTCGGAGCGGGGGGAGTCCAAGCTCCGCGAGATGCGGCTGTTCCGTGACTCGATCACGTACCTGAGCCTGGTCTTCGCCGCCGTGCTGATCGATCCCTTCCTCCCCGATGCGCTGACCGTCCTGCAGGCGTGA
- a CDS encoding site-specific tyrosine recombinase XerD, producing the protein MLADELEAYLAHVTVERGLSKNTVAAYRRDLGRYETFLSGRGRPGLAEATRADVAAFAEAIGTGDDGGRALAPASASRTVVAVRGWHRFAVAEGWTRDDPSLDVKPRSVPKRLPKAISTDDVARILDQAGAGDGVGPVRDRALLELVYASGARISEAIGLDVDDVALAPGEQAVLLRGKGRKERVVPIGSYAADALDAYLVRARSALAQSGRGTAALFLNTRGSRLSRQSAWSILKVASERAGVSGVSPHTLRHSFATHLLSGGADVRVVQELLGHASVTTTQIYTAVTQDALREVYAATHPRAR; encoded by the coding sequence ATGCTCGCAGACGAGCTCGAGGCCTATTTGGCGCACGTGACCGTCGAGCGGGGACTCAGCAAGAACACTGTCGCGGCGTATCGCCGCGACCTCGGGCGATATGAGACGTTCCTGAGTGGGCGTGGTCGTCCGGGGCTCGCGGAGGCGACGCGCGCTGACGTCGCCGCCTTCGCCGAGGCGATCGGCACCGGCGATGACGGAGGGCGCGCACTCGCCCCCGCATCGGCCTCGCGCACGGTGGTCGCCGTGCGTGGTTGGCACCGATTCGCCGTGGCTGAGGGATGGACGCGCGACGACCCCTCGCTGGACGTCAAGCCGCGGTCCGTTCCCAAGCGCCTCCCGAAGGCCATCTCCACCGACGACGTCGCGCGGATCCTCGACCAGGCCGGCGCCGGCGACGGCGTGGGGCCCGTGAGGGATCGCGCTCTGCTCGAACTGGTCTACGCCTCCGGCGCGCGCATCTCGGAGGCCATCGGTCTCGACGTCGACGACGTGGCTCTGGCCCCGGGGGAGCAGGCGGTGCTGCTGAGGGGCAAGGGACGCAAGGAGCGGGTGGTGCCCATCGGGTCATACGCGGCCGATGCGCTCGACGCCTACCTGGTGCGCGCCAGGTCCGCGCTTGCCCAGTCGGGCCGGGGGACCGCCGCGCTCTTTCTCAACACCCGCGGTTCACGGCTGTCCCGCCAGAGCGCGTGGTCGATCCTGAAGGTGGCGTCCGAGCGCGCCGGAGTCTCTGGGGTGTCGCCCCACACCCTGCGTCACTCGTTCGCGACGCACCTGCTGTCCGGCGGGGCTGACGTGCGGGTCGTCCAGGAGCTGCTGGGCCATGCGTCCGTCACCACCACGCAGATCTACACCGCGGTGACCCAGGACGCATTGCGAGAGGTCTATGCCGCGACGCACCCGCGTGCCCGCTGA
- the secG gene encoding preprotein translocase subunit SecG — protein sequence MDILETTLWVLLVITSVIIIGLVLIHRGRGGGITDMFGGGFASGVQSSAVGERNLSRITWIVAVLWGMIVVLLGLITRYSF from the coding sequence AGACCACGCTGTGGGTGCTGCTGGTGATCACCAGCGTCATCATCATCGGCCTGGTGCTGATCCACCGCGGACGCGGCGGCGGCATCACCGACATGTTCGGCGGTGGATTCGCCTCTGGAGTGCAGTCCTCCGCGGTCGGCGAACGCAATCTGTCACGCATCACGTGGATCGTCGCGGTGCTGTGGGGCATGATCGTCGTGCTGCTGGGTCTCATCACCCGGTATTCGTTCTAA
- a CDS encoding RNA polymerase-binding protein RbpA — MAGGSAIRGSRVGAGPLGEDERGESAPRQMVQYFCARGHVTSPSFAMGDEGEAPEIPLEWDCPKCGFPAGLDADNPPEPIRNEPFKTHLAYVKERRSEEEGEALLAEALDVLRQRRMAIADS; from the coding sequence ATGGCAGGTGGAAGTGCGATCCGTGGATCGCGTGTAGGAGCAGGGCCGCTCGGCGAGGACGAGCGCGGCGAGTCCGCGCCTCGGCAGATGGTCCAGTACTTCTGTGCGCGTGGCCACGTGACCTCTCCGAGCTTTGCGATGGGCGACGAGGGGGAGGCGCCGGAGATCCCGCTCGAGTGGGATTGTCCCAAGTGCGGCTTCCCGGCCGGGCTCGACGCGGACAACCCGCCTGAGCCCATTCGCAACGAGCCCTTCAAGACGCACCTCGCGTACGTCAAGGAGCGCCGTTCGGAGGAAGAGGGCGAGGCGTTGCTGGCCGAGGCACTCGATGTGCTGCGCCAGCGGCGCATGGCCATCGCTGACTCCTGA